CGAccgaattttttaaatttggatatCGAGTTATTTAATACttaaatactttttagaaaaacttgaaaaaaacCTCAAATCCAATCCGATGGAAGCGAAATACAAATGGAAGTAACTGCAGTTGAGTAACAATATTAAGATATGATAGCAGAGCAGCAGTCCTATCAGCACAAGCAACCCCCTGAAAAGTCAACTGGAAATAGTTGCGGATTGCGGGTAAAAGTCATTTTCACAAGCCCAAGtgaaatttttcagaaaatgggTGTTTCCAATAAtataaagggtaaaatacttatattatattatatatatatatgtatatttagttcaaaaagtttcttttttttaataatttcatatcttaagtttaattaaaaaaattaattgaaaactatcttttaattataataaagtaaaatataataagtaaattaaatagccgaattttattagattttaaggttcaaagttaagtaatgaattagtataataacataatttttttttattaatttggttataaagttaatttgttaactatttattgttttagataaaaataaataatgacatatcaatattttgaatatattttctttaaaaaatatgataagatatattatttatttattttttaaacatattgaACTTTTGAATAAGCAAATACATTTTGTAGTTTCTTTTGAAAAGCatatatgagttgttggttatattatactGGTCGTGTATctacaatatattttagtttatactccacttttaatctaaattttttatttattaaaaagtttagctagaaatttaatatgaaaatactaaaatatattaaaattaatataattgtcaaGGCATGAGGagcatttttgtccaattaaGAATgtaagtgttatatttattaatttagaagataaatattacatcaataataatttagggaacataaaaatagaagttatttaaatcatcattttttcactatagaaacaaaaaaatttccaaCACACCTTAATAtcttaaataacaatttatttttttatacatttttgaCCACcataaaaacagaaatttcatTACAGCCCAAGTTCCAAAATCTTGGTTTCGATCccataacaaaaagaaaagaaaaagaaaatgatagtGGTATAGCGAGGTCAAAACTTTGGATTACATAAAGGTATGGATGCCGGAAATTAGCACTGAAACAGAGCGCGTCCCTTCACTTCTTGCACAAACCTCGTATTACAGACAGATACAAAACAGCAGAAAGGCTGGGGAATAGGAAGGGTTGGTTTCTAGAAACACCTATTTCACATACCTGCACTCTTCTTATTCTCGCGTATATTTACAGTCTCACTGGAGAGGAGAAAAAGCCCTCTAACCCCAGACGTACTAGAAAGTAGAGAACTCGTTCCCAGATATCAAATCCTGCATCAGATCCTACGATTCAGATGTTGGGACGACAAGTTTTAGAGTAGTCATATCTCCACACCCCTGGTGGAGACTTCTCTTGCTTCTCTGATTCATATTTAGACCATCCTCCTCTGCAGTTGGAGGGCCGTAGTGTTATGTTCAATCTGCCATTGGTGTGGGCTCTCCTCCGTTTATCATCCATGGATGTCCTGAAAATAGCAGGAATTGTTGGTGTCAGGCACAACAAATGACAAAAAGTCTCGATTTCTCGTTCAAATCTTGAACAGTTATACTAAATCAAAACCATTAGCTTGAGGTATTGGAAAGTTTGTAGTAATTGTAAAGGAGATGAGAAGAGAAAACAGGAGCAAGAAAAGGGGGGAGGAtagaaaggaaaatgaaattgaCAAAAACAGCACCGCCTCAAAAGATGGTAGAAAACATCACGCAGTCAAGGCGCAAATTGGGGATCAAATAATTAGGAAAACATAGGAAGAAATAGAATACTTACGGAGGACCTGTTCAGCGGAAAGCCTCCTAGAGACATCCCTACAGATCATCTTCCTCAGCAGATCTTTTGCTTCCGGCGAAACCGACCGGAAAATCTTGGTAGGAAACCTCAAATTCCCCCGGAGCACAGCCTCAAAAGTCTCGGCCGGGCCATCCCCGTAAAATGGGGGCACTCCGGCGAGCATTATGTAGAGAATCACACCGGCACTCCAGACATCAACTTTCTCATTGTAATCCTTCCCCATCAGAACCTCGGGGGCTACGTAGTACGGCGTCCCCACAACCCCACTCATCTCAGAAACTCCAAACAACTCAGCAGATCCGAAGTCGGCCAGCCTCAACCTCCCTCTggaatcaaacaaaatattatcagGCTTGATATCCCGATGGGCCACCCCCAACCGATGGCAGCAAGCAATCGCCACCATCAATTGCTTGAGAATAGACGCGGCGTCCGTCTCGGAGAAGCGGTCCCCGGACGAGAGGCGGTCGTACAAATCGCCCCCGTCGCAGAGATCAGTGACGAGGTGGAGATAATCGTCGTCCTCGTAGACGCCGTGCAGGTGAAGGATGTTGGGACAGCCGGCGAGGAGGCGCAGAATCTTGGGCTCGGTGTCGAGGCAGCTTCGGTCGGCGGGGTCGGAGGACAGGGAGTGCTTGTGGATGGATTTACAGGCAAAATAATCGTCCGCAAGTGGAGAGTAACAGCGGTGGACGACTCCGAATCGGCCGCGGCCGAGCTCTTCGCACAGTTGGTAATCTGCTTTGAGGCTGTCGAACATTATAGGTATTAGTGGCTTTTGTTGTTTGGTCTGTTACGGGTGTGAGTTAGGGGTATATttatagagagagaggagagagggGAAGAGGGGGGCATATGTAGGGAATATTCCAATACAAGGTTAGTTTCTATTTATTAGAGAGCGCTCCTTAACAGTTAAAGGCGTGGCATGTTTGAGGTGAAGGCGTGAAGGGAGTCGACGCAAGTCACTACTGGTTTGTGGTATgtatacactatatatatatatatatattcaacgtgtgtgtaaaaatatttaacaaaataaaaaaaaattaaatattttttattaagtatttttcCTGTGGGtgtttgattgattgattttttttataataaaaaataagaaagtgatttataagaatttatatttatattaaaaaactttCTGAACTCACAAAtggtaagtataatttatatttttatagttatattaaaataaaaaaaaatttatacactCACAAATAATGGTTGGTGATGTTTGCTGCATCAATTATTAAAGATGACAATTATACCTATAATTAGGtaagtttaataattaattgtaattatatttttttttgtattacaaAAGTGATTCTAAGCGATTTTAATACCAGTATGccaattcttttattgtggcgataatatattaattttttttattttttttaaaatatattttgttagtttatatattttattctttatttttaatatattttgaaacataagaggttatttattatatgcatgtcgAGATGACATGCCACGATCGctagttaatataaatatatatatatatatatatattttagttgcAAACGACGATTTGTGActagacaattttttttgttgtcacTTGTTCCATTTCTAatcatatattgattatttttatttttaaaatatgtgatgTATTTATCTGACTATATGTATGTAAGTATTACGTGTCATGGTGgttagtatataaaataaagaaaaaataataatataaaaagaattaacatagatataaatatctttaagagagaaaaaatgaaaaaaatagaggaaaaaaattaaaaaatgattttttaaaaaggttTTGCCATTTAAGAATAGCAGGAATAAAGTTGGAAGTTAATGGGTGgggaaaaaatatgaataccGAGAACCCATAGGGTGATggtcaattatatatagtatgaaTTACTAGTAAGtctacaaaattaattaatatttttaaaaaaaatattattttatttttagttcaataaaTGGAAATATGGTAAAAACATTATAAGAAATTGTTGAGAATAAGGAGAAACAATAGAATgtgaaaattgagaagagggAGAAAAGAACTCAATgggaataatttaaaaaaataaataaaagaaaaagaggaatGGGATACAAAGAAATTAGGGGTTGCAATTGGATTCGAACtcaaaaaaaatctattgtgaaaattaaagaatatgtGGGAGTTGTGTATTGAAAAGTTGAGGTAGGAGTTAGACTCCTTATCTTTAAGACAATTATCGCACCACTCTAATGCTAATAGTAATAACAATTTGTCTTTTAAGATACAACGACTTATAATCTCAAAGTAGTATCAATACAAACTTTGAAAAACGACAAACCAAATAATATCTGTAAGCTCTGTTAATCAAAGATAATTTGCTGTTATTGCTAACACTTGGAAATCCTACAAAATGCTTTTCAagttgattgattgattgaaatgaaatgaaatgaaacagGAGTTCCTATTTAAAGAAGTTGAAAAAGTATCATTGAATGGATATGtccaataaaaacaaaacaaaaaaaaaactcttagGAAGATTATGACATTTCACTGAATGAAAGCATCGTTTCACCCAAATGATATACTACTTCACTCAAATAGACACATTATTTCAACCAAAAAATACACACATTCGATTTGTTAGACACGATTGGATGGAGATTGGTGTCCTCAACCATCATCCACATGTCATGAGCTTGTTGTACGTTTCAAATTATaaccaatcatttatataatttaatctgattgaaataaatttgttttttaatttataattcaccATTTTCCAGCAATCCCcacatgaatgaaaaattaatgaatatgaATATGCAAACACTTAAGAGAGCTTCAACGAAAAGTTattgcatccaaaaatatagCTTGTGGCTCTGAACCTTTCCCAATGCTAGCTTTACTTGGCTAATTAGTGAACATGATGTTTTGAATTGTTCAGGCTGTTGGTATTAATCAATACAATAGTATCCTTATAGTACCTTCTCTAATATCTTCATTCTCATGATTGAGAACCGACCGTCAATTTCATGCCTTAGACCAAGAATAGGAGACTGCAGACGGAAAAGTTGTATCCGTACATAACtccaaaatctaaatattCACGTCAACATTCACCTAGCCTCTATTATCATGGATTGTTGCTAGACAGTCATAAATGGTAATGGGAGTACTTGATTAAtggtaaatcaagaattatcaattaaattagatttaattaatcaccAGAGTGGTATCACACTGATGGCTCGAGAGAATGGATAGGTATTTCCATCTCAAGATTGTGAATATCTTAGTGTTGGTATATTCCATTTATTAGAATCTAGGTGGGGTTTCCTATACTAGACATAACTCTAATTGAGGGTGAAcataaagagtcacacacaaatcactgatgaggtgaaggaattaatttagaattaatttaattagattaaattactCTTGGAgagtataaataattgaattatttacgTGTGATAATCTATTGACGGATAGACCAAggttaaattaattgattttatttaaatgaccTTACTTTAATTTGTACTTTAATTTGtagattgaatttattaattaaaggtGCTTGagcttatatttttaattgagttAAATGACATTGGGACCATGTTTATTtgggttttaattaaattagatttaattaaaattcgtTAGATACTTTTGGgcttattttgatttatttaaaatgaagtttAGGCCGGTAAAGTGAAGCGCTAAGGCCAATTGACTTCAATGTAAGAAAAAGAGGAGTCCACATGGAAAGAAGGAGTTGGACTCCTCCTTGTATGGAAAGAGGGGTTGGCCGAGTTGGTGCTTGTAGACAGCACCTGCTTGGCTATAATAGGCATCCTACCATATGGTATGATGTGATTATACGATGAAAGATTTCATAATTGTCgatattagatttgaataacTATGTCATTCATATCCCAACAATAATACAAACACTTTACACGTATGCCTCTCTCTCTTGCTAGCACTTTCGGCCTGTCTACAccctccctctccctctctcacTTCTTCATTGATCTAGGATCATATGAAGAGCAAGAGAAGATCAAAATGAATACACTAATTCCATAATGTGATTTTTTAGATCATTTATAGCAAGAGGATTAAGCTACTCCTAGTGCAATGTGGACATTCTTAGAGGATCTTTACGTTGAGATCTTGAACATAAGCAAAATTGAAGAGAAAATTCGTCGCTTGTGGCCAATCAAGAAAGTAACAAAGGTAATGGTTCGATTTATGTTTACACACCTCTTGTTCTTTCTCTCAGCTATGAGCCTTGTCTACAGGATTATGTATGTAATTAAAATCTGCATGTTTTACATCAAACACCCGCGAATCATGAAGGAAACACCCCTTGGTCAGATTTTACGATTTTATTATCACATTTAACCTCTTCCGTGATTCAATCGCGTGTTCTTGGGCCGATCCACTCTCTTTATATAGTGAtgtagaataatattttttttatgccaTCACTTGAAGTTGTCATCGGAGAATTTCTCCGACCTCTATTCTTAGGTAGTAAGTGGATGTACCAACGGAGGTTGGACAACCATAGAAACTGAAGTAGAAACAGCTCAACTCAACAACCACAGTAGCAAATAATTATCTTACTTTTGTAGCGAAAATTTGAGGAATGTGAGAGAGTTGTGTATTATGAAGCGCAGACAAGAGTTAGATTCCTTATCTTTAAAACAACTATCACCTTACGCTGGTGCTAAAGGTAATGATAGAATTTATCTCCCAAGATACAATGACTTACAATTTCAGAGTAGTAGCATTACAAACTTTCAAAAACggcaaatcaaataattttttggaaacctcttaattaaaaacaacatGCTTTTATTATTAACACTTTGAAATGCTCTAAAATGCTTTTCAagttgattaaataaaatacaatgggagtgtctatttataaaaattggaaAGATATCATCGAATGAAAATTggaactttattttttttcaccaCCTCACTATGTTTTGtgtctttttataattttttttcttctttatctcacactataatattttatatgctcGCAAAAATCGCGtgcaacaaaaattattgaacacaaaaaagaatattaaacataaacaattattctcaattttttttaccttaaaattaaattatttactattttaatttttaatttaaataaacacaACTCCCTTGGCGAAAAGAATAGTTACGTCTTTTTCAAGAtacattcttttttaaaaggaaaaacaatcGAAAGTATATCAATTCATTTCTCCAAAAAGTGTAAGATTTGGTTGGTTAGTTACTAGCtttatatttagttcaaaCTAGTTGTTGTTGTGCGCAGTTTCTCTGaggatataataaattataatgtaagatgaagaaaaacgaattataaaaagatataaaatatagtgaggtgataaaaaagaaaaaagcatctaagaaaaaagaaatgtgtgataaacataaaaaagaaaggaaaattattatgggtttattaaaaaaataaatatggagaatgtggaagaaaaaaaattaattgtaacaGGGTTTATTAAAATTCTGAGGGTAAAAAAGATAGAAacatgagagagaaaaatggagTAGTGGGTTgagagaataaaattataattttaaaataattaaaaaaaaactattatgggcaattttttttaaagaataaaatgataaaatatgataataaaaaaatggtatgagttttcttttataatagtatagataagaTAAACAATTTTCTAAGACTTAAGCAACatatttcttattaaaattcaaacaacaATTATATGTTATGCATATCGGAGTCCAACAGTATTATAAAAGTTGAAAGatcttttttgaataaattctaaaataattagatgACTAACTTATAAAATAGCGTTAAAAATACTGATATTTAAGCCAGTAAAGTGTTAGAAGAAAGTAGAATAAGAAACTATAAGTAAAATGTAAGAGTCAGCAAGCTTAGAGTGTAAAATTCGAGTGGAGAATGCTAAAAGCGTCAATAGAGTGCTTGAAACTCGGGTGTGAAGATTGAAAAGTGAGTGAAAATCGTATGGActtgttgaataaaaatatttactttctTGAACTACCTGAATCCCTAATTATAGGAGTAAGGTTCGAGAAAATTGGGGATTGGTCAGGTGAAATCAAGATATCAGAGATTCATTGGGTGTGTCTATTTtggtaaaattcattttagttttcgacatttgattcaatttcaaaataatatatgtctTTTCTACTCACTTCAAATTAGTTCCTCCAGCAGATAGTTCTTCAATGTTACCcctataattttgtttttagaaaattattttaatgctttacttttatttttttattgcaatttggtTCTTCGTACATTAgcttagaaaataataattattttaattagaagaTTTTATCATTggataattattcaaatatttgtgcgcatttaattttaaattttattatttttattgttttaaaaaatatatatgttaattggataaataaaaaatacaaaaaaattagaagaatgttatgagaaattatagaaaaaaagagagaagaaaaagaaaaataggagttgagaataaaaaaaatataaattactaaaataatttaagaaataaaaaattgaaaacaataaaatggCAATATTCagttatttaaaagtataaataataattttattaataacataTCAACATAAttgttatgaatttattgaacttcttgaattttttaaataaaagaacgCCTAAATAAATAAGGGTTTTATATATCCCATTCTTCAACATTCTTGCtgacatatttatttatctttatttatgttctaatatttagaatttttttatttaaattttttttatcaaatttttttctccaacTTATTTACGCACGtagttttttatttgcaaaacTTAATAACttcattaaattaacaaaatgaaaagtgaATGATAGAtgattttatgttaaataaaaaagaagaagaagagtttCATAAgtgcaatataaaaaaagtctCTCGTTGGAGGGACTAATTTGAAacgaattgaaaaaatatggaccattttaaagtttaaaaataaaaaatcaagaactaaaatgaattttacccttattCTGTAATGTTTATCCACCTTTTTGGCATGTCATATAGGTTCTACGCTAGCCAACAGTAAGAGAATATGCAAAATCGATATAAGAATACgctaaaatcaagaaagtggtTACTTGTCACCTTTATTTATCCGAATATAACTAATATGTATCCGTACTAGGTTTCTTTGATGATGAAGTGGCAGTTGAGTTGACGTGTATaatataactgatttattagATGAGATGGATAGATCCTAGACTTGTCGAAATTGGGTCTGAACAGAGTGCTGCATCTCGACATCAGATCGATAGAAACTGAATTGATTGGGTTGGTGATGTTTCGGCTCATGGTGTCGAACTAGTTGGACGACTACTTtgtataatttgtattttaaaaaaatagatactCTATATATCAATATGGTTTTTACCATatgaaggggggggggggggggatttgGAAATATagtactataattataaacaatcATCAAACTAacattatgaataatttttaattttctatgaaaGAACTTTAAATGTATATGAGATTTTCAGGaaataaaatgtcaaatatgttttagttttggctactttcttttccttatttttatatgttcaaAAGCTTTGGGATCAGTGCATATTTACATATGTTCGAACGATGTCGACTCGATTAAAATTTGTATCAATGAttcatgtgatattgtaaaacTCAGATCGTGCTTGGAAATATTTTTCGTCGATGATTCGAGTTTCATGTTTGCTATCTTAGTTTTTTATAAGGTTAATGTCTAAACGAGCtcattattaaagtaaatattataatcgGAGCTTTCTTAGTATTGTTATCACAATCTCTATTTTATTGGACACGTCTACAAATTTGATTCAGAATTCATAAGATGCAGGAGACtcaaattaatagaatttaatgtaatttatctttctgtaatattaaaaataaataaattacccttttataaaaaataatagcaatttatcctctgtattttttaaaataaagcaatttaccctgtctaattattttattttaaaaaacgtatagggtaaattgttgtatttttaaaaatataaaaaaacaaattactattaatttttttataaaataataatttacccatttataatataacaagACGATTGCTTGCAATATTTTTCCCGATTAGGGAGTGAGATGCAAATAATTGACGAACACTGACTGAGTGACATCAGCAGTCACGCATGGATGAAGAGGTGGGAAGTTTGTGGGCAGAGGGTTCAAGCGGCAGTTACCATATTGCCCCTCCCTAGTTCCCCAAGTACTTGCGTCACCGCGTACATAACCTAAGTTTATGACTACTTGAAATTACCGTATTGCCCCTCCTTGGCGCCCGGAGTTCTTACGTCACCACATACATAACTTTGtagtgttattattttttattaaggtTTTTAATTAAGATGATATAAGCTAATATTGACCTATAGAACTTTCTTCCGATTAATATTTTCGTGCTactgaaattttaatattacgaAAAcacagacatatatatatatatatagttcaaaaaaatcaGACTTGAGCATTTGAGCGGATACCGATGAATTGATCTAAGTCAAATTTATaagcaagaaaaaggaaaagttttaattttttgttttttttttttgagtaatacgtcgattcaatcaatacatgactaagataataatgaattatttcgATTCAgtcaatacattaatatgattaatcataataataaatcacaataactcatataaaatgagacaTATATCCACATGTCCGGTAGAACTTGAACTTGTTCATGGGATCTCAGTCTTATCCTTAACCATTacactaaaatattattggtaAAGAAAAGTTTTGATTTTCAACTGATAATGTATGTAGAGATGAGTTGTTTGTCTTTcggaaacaaataaaatgaattttacgaCATGGAGTCAGAACTAAAAGTACAGTATAATTTTGTAGAATGAAACCGAAAAGTTAGAGTTGAGAAAATTTCGAGAGAAAaaccataaaatttaattttcgcagcattttaaaaaattacacgtaCATTACACAAATAACCcatatttttggaaaagatTCACATACACATCCGAAAAACGTCAATATTATTACAGAAACCACCTCTATTTTTTGGTTGTCAGTGgtggtttctataattaagcaaaaaataagaatgatttgtgtaaatagaccatagaTCAACatgtgtaaatgtaattatccctaaataatTCTCATATCTAACAATTAAACTTTTAGATGAGGTAATCGTTCAACATTCCTCAACTAGATAGAAGGAAAGTATATGTAATCTCTAGGAATAATCGCACCGCCTCTCAtgagattttgtgtaattatatttatcccccATGTAGTTTGCAAAATTACACCCGATACCCCTAACGTTTGtttccatccacaacaatAGATCCAtctattagtaaaattcacaGAATTTACTATcattagcaaaaatatttcacaaaaattcatACTCTATCGCTGATTAacttacaaattttttctgaCTTAACTATCCTTATAAGGGTGAAAATCTATCTTTTCACATGTATTAATGCGTGAAATGTATAAAACTaagttgattaaaaaataattatttaacttacaataaattagtaataagtcaatcgtgTATTTTTATTGCCGGAGCATTTTCAAGTAGAGGAAGTGAGGTGTAATCTATGTTTTGTATTGGTGTGGCGGCATGGAAACCATGGTGAAGTAATCAATTGAAAGTTTAGGTACGCATATGTCTGTTGCAAAATAGAACAGATGTCG
This region of Sesamum indicum cultivar Zhongzhi No. 13 linkage group LG4, S_indicum_v1.0, whole genome shotgun sequence genomic DNA includes:
- the LOC105161289 gene encoding phosphoenolpyruvate carboxylase kinase 2; translated protein: MFDSLKADYQLCEELGRGRFGVVHRCYSPLADDYFACKSIHKHSLSSDPADRSCLDTEPKILRLLAGCPNILHLHGVYEDDDYLHLVTDLCDGGDLYDRLSSGDRFSETDAASILKQLMVAIACCHRLGVAHRDIKPDNILFDSRGRLRLADFGSAELFGVSEMSGVVGTPYYVAPEVLMGKDYNEKVDVWSAGVILYIMLAGVPPFYGDGPAETFEAVLRGNLRFPTKIFRSVSPEAKDLLRKMICRDVSRRLSAEQVLRHPWMINGGEPTPMAD